The genomic region GCATAAGAGATCCAGAAGGGCTTTTCACCCTCCCCCTTGGCCTTCTTCTTGCGGGCTCCGAGCAAGCCGAACATGCTCAGCGGCCTCCCTCGGACGCGACGGCAGCCAGATCCTCGAATGCGCTCTTCAGCATGCTGATCGCGGCACCAAGCTGCTTCTGGTACTCGCCCAGATGGAGGGCCATGGTCTTGCTGAGATTGCCTGCGAAGTCCTCAACCGACTGCGACAGGCCTCCTCGTGCGTCCTCCGCCAGCGCCGCGAACTCCAGAGCGGCCTTCTGCGCTTCGGACTGCAGACTGCTCAGCTCGCGCAGCAGGGCGGAGCGGGTTTCGGCTTCTGTCGCCGCAGAGCGCGCCACGCTCTCGAGCTTGCTGGAAGCGCTCTCCAGACTGCGCACCCCCGTGGACAGAGTGTTGCTGGTGGAGCCCAGCACCGTGGCGGACTCGTTCATACGCTGAGTGGTCGCGGTCAACGAGGCGTGCAGACTGTCCAGACGCTCCAAAACACGCCCCATCCCCTCCAGGCTGCGCGCAGCGGCGGCTCCTGCTTCGCTCATGGACCGAGCGCTCTGCTGCATGCCCTCGATCGCTTCCAGCGAGACCTTGCCAAAGGCTGTCACTGCCTCTTGCGTCGCACCTGTAACTTCGCGATTGCTGTCGGCCAGGGTCGCGATCCGACCCTCCATGGCGGCGGTCACGCGCTCCATCGACTCGGTCAGCTGTTCGGCCAGCGCCTGCTGACGCTCTTCGATGCGTCTGACTGCACCGTCGACACCCGCCAGCAGCTGCTGCATGCCCTCGGCAGCCGCAGTGCTGTGCTCACGCTGCTGGCTCGCGATCGAGCTGAGCAGGCTGTTCACCGCCGCGCGCAGTTCCTCCGAGGCTTCGGCGTTGCTGGCGCGCATGTCGCCAACCAGAGCGCGCAGGGTGGACTCGACTGTCGACAGCGATGCCGTGGTCTGCTGCAGCAGCTGCCCCATATCGCCCAGCTGCCCTCCGACGGTTTCCTTCATCTGCGCGATGAAGGCGCTCATCAGGGATTCCAACGCATGGGAGGCCGCCGACGTCTGCTGGCCACTGGCCTGGCGCACCGTGTCAGCGATGTGAGCCAAAGGCTCTTTCAGGCTGCCCTCGATGCTGCGACCGATGTCCGCTGCCATCTGCTGGGTTGCTCCTACCTGCGCGTCGGACAGATTGGTCAGCATGGCCTTCAAGTCTTCCACCAGGCTCTCCTTGAGCTGGCGCGTCTGGGTTGCGTTGTCCTGCGAGGCGCGAACGAGATCCGACAGGTAGTCTTCGCCGACGCCCGCGCGGAAAAGACGATCGAGCGCCTCTGTAAGCCGTCCCAATCTGTAGGTGCAGGCCGCGAAGAGGATCTTTTCCACGACGGTCACAGCCATTGCCAAGCCGATGGCCGTCGCAGAAAAGAAGAAAGCGTTCTGCACGTGCGTGAACAAAGGACCCAGAGAATCCTTGAGCTGATTTGCATCGCCGGTCGGCTCAAACGCCATCAAGCCGGAGATCAATCCCACGAAGGTTCCAATGATGCCAAGGCCCGTAAAGATGCCAGGCAGATGTTTGAAGTACTCCGTGTGGATTACCGGATCAATAACCGAGTCCACGTGCAGAAAGCTTTCCGCTGGGGCAGTTGCTCGGACCGCCACCGTCTGCATGCGTCCGTTCACCAGCTTTCGCTGATCGTGGAGGGTCTCCTCGAATTCGCTCCAAGCGTGAGCAAATTTCGAATCCATGAACAGCTTAGCGAGTCGATCACGCAGCCCATCCTGCGCACGCACATCGAGCGCGGACACCTCTCCGGCGAGATGCTTGAGCTGGCGAAGCAGGACAACACCCCTGCCCATGTATCGATTCAAGAAATCAACCAACAGAAGCACGCAGATGACGGTCAACGCGAGCATCAGCCAGCTGTCGACTATGTGCGAGAGAAATTCGGACATGAGTGTTCGTACTCTTGATCTTGATGTCGTTTCTGAAGGACCGGGACCGTGAGGCTCAGGCTGCCAGCCCCA from Lysobacterales bacterium harbors:
- the zorA gene encoding anti-phage defense ZorAB system ZorA, with amino-acid sequence MSEFLSHIVDSWLMLALTVICVLLLVDFLNRYMGRGVVLLRQLKHLAGEVSALDVRAQDGLRDRLAKLFMDSKFAHAWSEFEETLHDQRKLVNGRMQTVAVRATAPAESFLHVDSVIDPVIHTEYFKHLPGIFTGLGIIGTFVGLISGLMAFEPTGDANQLKDSLGPLFTHVQNAFFFSATAIGLAMAVTVVEKILFAACTYRLGRLTEALDRLFRAGVGEDYLSDLVRASQDNATQTRQLKESLVEDLKAMLTNLSDAQVGATQQMAADIGRSIEGSLKEPLAHIADTVRQASGQQTSAASHALESLMSAFIAQMKETVGGQLGDMGQLLQQTTASLSTVESTLRALVGDMRASNAEASEELRAAVNSLLSSIASQQREHSTAAAEGMQQLLAGVDGAVRRIEERQQALAEQLTESMERVTAAMEGRIATLADSNREVTGATQEAVTAFGKVSLEAIEGMQQSARSMSEAGAAAARSLEGMGRVLERLDSLHASLTATTQRMNESATVLGSTSNTLSTGVRSLESASSKLESVARSAATEAETRSALLRELSSLQSEAQKAALEFAALAEDARGGLSQSVEDFAGNLSKTMALHLGEYQKQLGAAISMLKSAFEDLAAVASEGGR